The following coding sequences are from one Desertifilum tharense IPPAS B-1220 window:
- a CDS encoding diguanylate cyclase domain-containing protein: MNALPFDFYRLFNDLAVKSPWTLPVGTQFSSDREAFVSALNVCKQLPGICLNLNKNREILAISDFGAHYLGYEASELVGKSIDVLVAAADLDTYHQKLDLLERKQTAVQDWIGQQVCKDGKPILVKISGSLITYSEALKTLFLICQDIDLYLNPLNLEERLDAKTQIGNRTLLFSDEIQLRDEQLKQDNHKRQNHEVLLSQQAAQLADSQLALINQMSILQSILDSIGDGVIVVDRQGRFLLFNPAARQMMAQGSVYKTIAEWTTDYECYYSNGITRYTCETLPLTRAAQGEEIEREEIYLRHRHSSQELWLSVSARPIRNAQEDIRGGVAVLHNITERKQAEIALQQLFQRERLLGLLTRNLHRSLELQDLLKNIVDEIRQLLNCDRALIYRFQPSGKDALIVEESLNTHASYLPLRDWKVRHLSFTEPPLIEQFCQGRLLACDDIQTANLHKADIELLKAVGVKSLLVVPILQAEKLWGLLVMHQCNQMRQWQPIEVDLMEQLATQINLAIQQAELYYQLAQANAELQTLASIDGLTQIANRRRFDEYLTQEWRRLSREKAPLSLIICDIDYFKAYNDTYGHQAGDACLKQVASTIRSVVKRPADLVARYGGEEFAVILPNTSLDGAVLLAESIRYQVKTLRIKHRSSAINQYITLSLGVASLTPSMKATPSQLIAIADNKLYEAKNLGRDRVVIQSYV; encoded by the coding sequence ATGAACGCTTTGCCTTTTGACTTTTATCGCTTATTCAACGATTTAGCCGTTAAGTCTCCTTGGACTCTTCCCGTAGGAACGCAATTTTCTAGCGATCGCGAAGCTTTTGTGAGTGCGTTAAATGTTTGCAAGCAACTTCCCGGAATTTGTTTAAATTTAAACAAAAATCGAGAAATTTTAGCAATTAGTGACTTTGGCGCTCATTATTTAGGTTATGAAGCTTCAGAATTAGTGGGAAAATCGATTGATGTCCTTGTAGCCGCCGCCGATCTTGACACTTATCACCAAAAACTCGATTTATTAGAAAGGAAGCAAACAGCCGTTCAAGATTGGATTGGACAGCAAGTTTGCAAAGATGGCAAGCCAATTTTAGTCAAGATTAGTGGCAGTCTTATTACTTATTCTGAAGCTTTAAAGACGCTTTTTTTAATTTGCCAAGATATCGATCTCTATCTTAATCCCTTAAATCTAGAGGAAAGGTTAGACGCCAAAACTCAAATTGGAAATAGAACCCTGTTATTCAGCGATGAAATTCAGCTCAGAGACGAGCAACTGAAACAGGACAATCATAAACGCCAAAATCATGAAGTTTTACTCTCTCAACAAGCCGCACAACTTGCAGATTCTCAACTTGCTTTGATCAACCAAATGAGTATTCTTCAGTCTATTCTAGACAGTATTGGTGATGGCGTGATTGTCGTGGATCGTCAAGGACGATTTCTGCTGTTTAATCCAGCAGCTCGGCAAATGATGGCTCAGGGATCAGTCTACAAAACAATCGCTGAATGGACAACCGATTATGAATGCTATTACTCGAATGGAATTACGCGCTATACTTGCGAAACTTTGCCTTTAACTCGTGCAGCTCAAGGAGAAGAAATTGAGCGAGAAGAAATTTACCTGCGCCATCGTCATTCTAGCCAAGAACTGTGGTTAAGCGTGAGTGCTAGACCCATTCGCAATGCTCAAGAGGATATTCGCGGCGGGGTTGCGGTTTTACATAATATTACCGAACGCAAGCAGGCAGAAATTGCATTGCAACAGCTTTTTCAACGCGAACGACTCCTCGGTTTATTAACGCGCAATCTCCATCGTTCTTTAGAGCTTCAGGATCTGCTCAAGAATATTGTCGATGAAATTCGGCAATTGCTCAACTGCGATCGCGCTTTAATTTACCGCTTTCAACCCTCCGGTAAGGATGCGTTGATTGTGGAGGAGTCTCTCAATACTCACGCTTCCTATCTTCCCTTGCGCGATTGGAAAGTTCGCCATCTCTCTTTTACTGAACCTCCCCTAATTGAGCAGTTTTGTCAAGGTCGGCTTTTGGCGTGCGACGATATCCAAACTGCAAACCTTCACAAGGCAGATATTGAATTACTCAAGGCGGTGGGTGTTAAATCTCTGTTGGTGGTTCCCATTTTGCAAGCCGAAAAACTTTGGGGACTGCTGGTGATGCATCAATGCAATCAAATGCGACAATGGCAACCGATTGAAGTTGATTTGATGGAACAGTTGGCGACTCAAATTAATCTAGCCATTCAACAAGCAGAACTTTATTATCAACTGGCACAAGCCAATGCTGAATTACAAACCCTAGCCTCTATTGATGGACTTACGCAAATTGCTAACCGTCGCCGCTTTGATGAATATCTCACCCAGGAATGGCGACGCTTGAGTAGAGAAAAAGCGCCTTTATCTTTAATTATTTGCGATATTGATTACTTTAAAGCTTATAACGATACCTACGGACATCAAGCCGGAGATGCCTGTTTAAAACAGGTGGCTTCTACCATTCGTTCTGTGGTTAAACGTCCGGCGGATTTAGTGGCACGATATGGGGGGGAAGAATTTGCTGTTATTTTACCCAATACGTCCTTAGATGGGGCCGTATTACTCGCAGAAAGTATTCGCTATCAAGTCAAAACGTTGCGAATTAAGCATCGCAGTTCGGCAATTAATCAGTATATCACGTTGAGTTTGGGGGTTGCCTCGCTCACGCCGAGTATGAAGGCGACTCCATCTCAATTAATTGCCATTGCGGATAATAAACTTTATGAGGCTAAGAATTTAGGGCGCGATCGCGTTGTGATTCAATCTTATGTATAA
- a CDS encoding DJ-1/PfpI family protein produces the protein MTGKKILMLVGDFVEDYEVMVPFQALQMVGHTVHAVCPDKQAGDTVRTAIHDFEGDQTYSEKPGHNFTLNATFTDVVAQEYDALVIPGGRAPEYIRLNARVLEITRHFAETNKPIAAVCHGLQVLAAAGVLNGKRCTAYPACGPDVTSAGGHYQQIAVDAAIVDGNLVTAPAWPAHPQWLAEFLKILGTKIEHPQRVAV, from the coding sequence ATGACCGGGAAGAAGATTTTAATGTTGGTGGGTGATTTTGTTGAAGATTATGAAGTTATGGTTCCTTTCCAGGCATTACAAATGGTGGGCCATACCGTTCATGCCGTTTGTCCCGACAAACAAGCGGGAGACACAGTTCGGACAGCCATCCATGACTTTGAGGGCGACCAAACTTATAGTGAAAAGCCAGGTCACAATTTTACTTTAAATGCAACCTTTACCGATGTCGTCGCTCAAGAGTATGATGCTTTAGTTATTCCTGGGGGACGAGCGCCGGAATACATTCGCCTCAATGCTCGCGTTTTAGAGATAACCCGTCACTTCGCTGAGACAAACAAACCCATTGCGGCGGTGTGTCATGGTTTGCAAGTGCTAGCGGCGGCTGGAGTTTTAAACGGAAAACGCTGTACGGCTTACCCCGCCTGCGGCCCGGATGTCACCAGCGCCGGGGGACACTATCAGCAAATTGCCGTTGATGCCGCAATTGTCGATGGTAACTTAGTGACTGCACCCGCTTGGCCGGCCCATCCCCAGTGGTTAGCAGAGTTTCTAAAAATCTTAGGAACCAAAATCGAGCATCCACAAAGGGTTGCGGTTTAA
- a CDS encoding FAD-dependent oxidoreductase has protein sequence MSHTQVSTSFWRDSQPDINYPQLQQDITVDVAIVGGGITGLTTALLLQRSGVKVALLEASTLGSGVTGYTTAHLTEVLDTRYKTLLSDFEEDVAQLVAASHRSAIERIADLVVEEQIDCDFQRLPGYLYSESEEDLSTLEAEVEAAHQLGVRATLTSEVPLPFPVKAGIIFPEQAQFHATKYVNGLAKAFVRLGGQIFENTRVLDVAFNSDNARVYTQLNTVNARYVVLATHTPIHDLKRLSELAIFATKVSPYRSYVLGVRLNSPLPQGLFWDTAEPYHYTRTYTDASGELAIIGGADHRTGEMADTEEPYQRLEAYARSRYDVASIDYRWSAQLYEPIDGLPFIGQSPINSQLYLATGFSGNGMTFGTLAAMLIADQILGRKNPWTQLYDANRIKPLASAQQFIAHNVDVATRFIADRFKADAHQLSQVAFDEGKILDIEGKQVAAYRDPEGNIQTLSAVCTHLGCIVEWNIAEKSWDCPCHGGRYSTSGQVLNGPPIEPLEPLS, from the coding sequence ATGAGTCACACTCAGGTATCAACCTCGTTTTGGCGAGATTCTCAACCCGATATCAACTACCCCCAACTTCAACAAGATATTACGGTCGATGTCGCAATTGTCGGAGGTGGAATTACAGGGTTAACAACAGCTTTACTCCTGCAACGTTCGGGCGTTAAAGTCGCCTTGCTGGAAGCTTCAACCCTAGGCTCTGGAGTGACCGGTTACACCACTGCTCATCTCACAGAAGTCCTCGATACCCGCTACAAAACCCTGCTTTCAGACTTTGAAGAAGATGTCGCTCAACTGGTCGCCGCCTCTCACCGCAGCGCCATTGAACGAATTGCTGACTTAGTGGTAGAAGAGCAAATCGACTGCGATTTTCAACGCCTGCCTGGATACCTCTACAGCGAGTCAGAAGAAGACTTAAGCACGTTAGAAGCCGAAGTCGAAGCGGCCCATCAATTAGGCGTTCGCGCCACGCTCACCTCAGAAGTTCCTTTACCCTTTCCCGTAAAAGCTGGGATTATCTTCCCCGAACAAGCTCAATTTCACGCCACAAAGTACGTCAATGGATTAGCCAAAGCGTTTGTGCGGTTGGGAGGACAAATTTTTGAAAATACCCGCGTTCTAGATGTGGCTTTTAACTCAGACAATGCGCGAGTTTATACGCAACTCAATACCGTTAACGCTCGCTATGTTGTCCTCGCCACCCATACCCCCATTCACGACCTCAAGCGCTTATCCGAACTCGCTATTTTTGCGACCAAAGTTTCTCCCTACCGTTCTTATGTCCTGGGCGTTCGCTTAAATTCTCCTCTACCCCAAGGTTTATTTTGGGATACGGCTGAACCCTACCACTATACGCGCACTTATACGGACGCCTCTGGAGAACTGGCGATTATTGGCGGCGCAGACCATAGAACGGGGGAAATGGCTGATACAGAGGAACCTTATCAGCGTTTAGAAGCCTATGCGCGATCGCGCTATGATGTGGCTTCCATTGATTATCGCTGGTCGGCCCAACTCTACGAACCCATCGATGGCTTACCATTTATCGGTCAAAGTCCGATCAACTCTCAGCTTTATCTCGCCACCGGCTTTTCTGGCAACGGTATGACCTTTGGCACCCTAGCCGCCATGCTCATTGCCGATCAAATTCTGGGCCGCAAGAACCCTTGGACGCAACTATACGACGCCAACCGCATCAAACCCCTGGCTTCTGCCCAGCAATTTATTGCCCATAATGTGGATGTTGCCACCCGCTTTATTGCAGACCGATTTAAAGCCGATGCTCATCAATTATCCCAAGTTGCCTTTGATGAAGGCAAAATTTTAGATATTGAGGGCAAACAAGTCGCCGCTTATCGCGATCCGGAAGGCAACATTCAGACGCTCTCTGCCGTTTGCACTCACCTTGGTTGCATTGTGGAATGGAACATCGCCGAAAAAAGCTGGGACTGTCCCTGCCACGGGGGACGCTATTCTACCAGCGGACAAGTGCTGAACGGCCCGCCCATTGAGCCTTTAGAACCGCTGTCCTAG
- a CDS encoding 6-carboxytetrahydropterin synthase produces the protein MKCIITRRAQFSASHRYWLPELSEAENQQKFGPTSRSPGHGHNYVLFVYMEGELDEYGMVLNLSEVKHVIKSEVTSQLDFSFLNEAWPEFQQTLPTTEHIAQAIWKRLSPHLPLVRIQLYEHPELWADYLGEGMEAYLTISTHFSAAHRLARPDLSFEENCEIYGKCARPHGHGHNYHLEVTVKGQIDPRTGMIADLAAVQKAIDEHVVEPFDHTFLNKDIPYFAEVVPTAENIAVHIRELLQQPIRETGAKLHKVKLIESPNNACEVYCTEPNEAATSSQQREAILASV, from the coding sequence ATGAAATGTATTATTACCCGTCGCGCTCAGTTTTCTGCAAGCCATCGCTATTGGCTGCCGGAACTCAGCGAGGCAGAAAATCAGCAAAAATTCGGCCCAACGAGCCGTTCTCCCGGTCACGGTCATAACTACGTCTTGTTCGTCTACATGGAAGGAGAGCTTGATGAGTATGGCATGGTGTTGAATCTGTCAGAAGTCAAGCACGTGATTAAAAGTGAAGTCACTAGTCAATTAGACTTCTCTTTCCTCAATGAGGCTTGGCCAGAGTTTCAGCAAACTTTACCGACGACAGAACATATCGCTCAAGCCATTTGGAAACGCTTGTCTCCCCACCTACCGCTTGTCCGCATTCAGTTGTACGAACACCCCGAACTTTGGGCTGATTATCTAGGAGAAGGAATGGAAGCTTATCTCACGATTAGCACTCATTTTAGTGCAGCGCATCGGCTGGCCCGTCCAGACTTGAGTTTTGAAGAAAACTGCGAAATCTACGGAAAATGCGCCCGCCCTCACGGTCACGGCCACAACTATCATTTGGAAGTGACGGTTAAAGGACAAATTGACCCCCGCACTGGGATGATTGCGGATTTAGCGGCGGTACAAAAGGCGATTGACGAGCATGTGGTTGAACCGTTCGATCATACGTTTTTAAATAAAGATATTCCTTACTTTGCAGAGGTTGTGCCCACGGCTGAAAATATTGCAGTCCATATTCGCGAGTTGCTGCAACAGCCGATCCGGGAAACAGGGGCGAAACTGCATAAGGTGAAGCTGATTGAAAGTCCAAATAATGCGTGCGAAGTCTATTGTACGGAACCGAACGAAGCCGCGACCTCTTCGCAGCAGCGCGAGGCTATTTTAGCAAGCGTTTAA
- a CDS encoding DUF1778 domain-containing protein, which yields MHSSAYQKSQDVLLNQSFFALDEAKFQEFEALLNLSPARNEKLHALLATKSPWDKIDSTRLKN from the coding sequence ATGCACTCATCCGCTTACCAAAAATCCCAGGACGTTCTGCTTAACCAAAGTTTTTTTGCGCTAGATGAAGCGAAGTTTCAAGAATTTGAGGCATTATTAAATCTGTCTCCTGCCCGTAACGAAAAATTACACGCCTTACTTGCAACAAAGTCGCCGTGGGATAAGATCGACTCCACCCGCTTGAAAAACTGA
- a CDS encoding Uma2 family endonuclease — translation MIALPDFRMSVEEYLAWEATQEERYEYWDGEVVAMSGATRNHNRISGNLFKLLDDALGDRGCEVYIVDVKVQVEPNRKYFYPDVVVTCDPRENDPQWVQYPCLIVEVLSPSTEAVDRGQKFAKYRQSSTLQEYVLVQATQPGVEVFRRNEQGKWVLSEYSLGETMLLESVGVEMAIADIYRQVQFEAEAREA, via the coding sequence ATGATAGCTTTACCTGATTTCCGGATGAGTGTAGAAGAATATCTCGCCTGGGAAGCCACCCAGGAGGAACGCTATGAGTATTGGGATGGGGAAGTTGTGGCGATGAGTGGCGCAACGCGCAACCACAACCGGATTTCTGGGAACTTGTTTAAGCTTCTTGATGATGCTCTTGGCGATCGCGGCTGTGAAGTTTACATTGTAGATGTGAAAGTCCAGGTAGAACCCAACCGTAAGTATTTCTATCCTGACGTTGTGGTCACTTGCGATCCGCGAGAGAATGACCCGCAGTGGGTACAATATCCCTGTCTAATTGTTGAGGTTTTATCCCCTTCTACGGAAGCCGTCGATCGCGGTCAGAAGTTTGCCAAATACCGTCAGTCTTCCACTCTCCAAGAATATGTGTTAGTTCAAGCTACGCAACCCGGTGTAGAGGTGTTTCGGCGTAACGAACAGGGAAAATGGGTGCTATCTGAGTATAGCTTGGGCGAAACGATGCTTTTAGAATCGGTGGGGGTAGAGATGGCGATCGCAGATATCTATCGCCAAGTCCAATTTGAGGCTGAAGCTAGGGAAGCATGA
- a CDS encoding DUF4336 domain-containing protein, which produces MKLYEPINTLKAVAENLWIVDGPIVRMAMYGTRIPFPTRMTIVRLNNGDLWCHSPIELSPELQPQIEALGTVKHLISPNKIHYAHIGAWSKVYPDAIAWASPGVRERAKQQKIEVEFQADLQDKPPPEWVTELDQLIFRGSRFMDEVVFFHRPSSTLILTDLIENFEPQKVPWYYRWMLAIGGNVDPDGKTPRDLQFTFWGNQEQARQCFQQMLAWNPQKVIVAHGRWYENNGTAELNRAFRWL; this is translated from the coding sequence ATGAAACTCTACGAACCCATTAACACCCTCAAAGCCGTTGCAGAGAATCTTTGGATTGTAGACGGTCCAATTGTACGCATGGCGATGTATGGAACGCGCATCCCTTTTCCCACCCGGATGACGATTGTACGACTGAATAATGGCGATTTATGGTGTCATTCCCCCATTGAACTTAGCCCAGAACTTCAACCCCAAATTGAAGCACTGGGTACAGTTAAGCATTTGATTTCCCCTAATAAAATCCACTATGCTCATATTGGGGCCTGGTCTAAGGTTTATCCAGATGCGATCGCATGGGCTTCTCCGGGAGTGCGAGAACGCGCTAAACAACAAAAGATTGAGGTTGAATTCCAAGCCGACTTACAAGACAAACCCCCGCCGGAATGGGTAACAGAACTCGATCAACTCATCTTTCGCGGCAGTCGATTTATGGATGAAGTGGTCTTTTTTCATCGCCCTTCTTCTACCTTAATTCTCACCGATTTAATTGAGAATTTTGAACCCCAAAAAGTGCCTTGGTATTACCGTTGGATGTTGGCTATCGGTGGAAATGTCGATCCAGATGGCAAAACTCCCCGCGACTTACAATTCACCTTTTGGGGAAATCAAGAACAAGCCCGTCAATGTTTCCAACAGATGTTAGCCTGGAATCCTCAAAAAGTGATTGTAGCTCACGGTCGTTGGTATGAGAACAATGGCACCGCAGAACTTAATCGCGCTTTTCGCTGGTTATAG
- a CDS encoding glutathione S-transferase family protein has translation MPLGMLVDGEWDTEWKERDDSGKFNRMPTQFRDRVTADGSSGFKAEPGRYHLYVSLACPWAHRTLIVRQVKGLDEIVSLSVVDPEMGDDGWHFSDGPGCIPDNINGAQYLREVYVKACDRYTGRVTVPILWDKQKGTIVNNESREVIRMFNTQFGEYAKSEVDLFPEGLQDKVEETIDAIYQPINNGVYRSGFASTQEAYNEAVTELFANLDRWEGVLAKQRYLCGNQLTEADICMFTTLLRFDAVYHGHFKCNIRRIVDYPNLWNYLKDIYQFPGVAETCNLDHIKRHYYKSHTHINPTRIVPKGPEIDFNEPHDRDRF, from the coding sequence ATGCCACTCGGAATGCTAGTTGATGGGGAATGGGATACGGAATGGAAAGAAAGGGACGATTCTGGTAAGTTTAACCGGATGCCAACCCAATTTCGCGATCGCGTCACCGCCGATGGTTCTAGTGGCTTTAAGGCAGAACCCGGACGCTATCACCTGTACGTGAGTTTAGCGTGTCCGTGGGCGCATCGAACCTTGATTGTGCGCCAAGTGAAGGGTTTAGATGAGATTGTCTCCCTATCCGTCGTCGATCCGGAAATGGGGGATGATGGCTGGCACTTTTCCGACGGACCAGGATGTATCCCAGATAACATTAATGGGGCGCAGTATCTCCGGGAAGTATATGTGAAGGCGTGCGATCGCTATACGGGTCGCGTCACGGTTCCGATTCTGTGGGATAAACAGAAAGGGACTATTGTCAATAATGAATCTCGCGAAGTGATTCGGATGTTCAATACTCAGTTTGGGGAGTACGCCAAATCTGAGGTTGACCTGTTTCCCGAAGGACTGCAAGACAAAGTAGAAGAAACGATTGATGCCATTTACCAACCGATTAATAATGGCGTTTATCGGTCGGGTTTTGCCTCTACCCAGGAAGCCTATAACGAAGCGGTGACTGAGTTATTCGCCAATTTAGACCGCTGGGAAGGCGTGTTAGCCAAACAGCGCTATCTGTGTGGAAATCAACTCACGGAAGCAGATATCTGTATGTTTACCACCCTATTGCGCTTTGATGCTGTTTATCACGGACATTTTAAGTGCAATATTCGCCGGATTGTCGATTATCCCAACCTCTGGAACTACCTGAAAGATATCTACCAGTTTCCTGGCGTGGCTGAAACTTGCAATCTCGATCACATCAAGCGCCACTATTACAAAAGCCACACCCACATTAACCCAACGCGTATTGTCCCCAAAGGCCCTGAAATCGATTTTAACGAACCGCACGATCGCGATCGGTTTTAA
- a CDS encoding TIGR00300 family protein → MTETIRFLMCPPDHYDVDYVINPWMEGNVHKSSRDRAVEQWQKLYHILKDIAIVDLVEPAQGWPDMVFTANAGLVLGDNVVLSCFYHPERQGEEPHFKAWFESQGSTVHELPRDLPFEGAGDALLDREGRWLWAAYGFRSELDSHPYIAKWLDIEVLSLRLIDERFYHLDTCFCPLTGGYLLYYPPAFDAYSNRLIEMRVPAEKRIAIGEPDAVNFACNAVNVNQTIVLNKASSDLKAQLGELGFTVIETPLTEFLKAGGASKCLTLRVTEPIRPELHATTQIESRTIQMKGHLLDSGLLNRALDLVVENGGSFKVLNFQLGEQRQSTSTTEIKISAPSQDVMEEIMSQLIDLGAVAPPQEVCDTNLQTVAQDGVAPDDFYVTTIYPTEVRVNCQWVPVQKQRMDGAIVVSQMEGEITAYCKLLRDLKAGEQVIVGVQGIRTVRKAESREQRNAQEFSFMGAGVSSERRVELVVEQIAWELRQIRDQGGKVVVTAGPVVIHTGGGEHLSHLIREGYVQALLGGNAIAVHDMEQSMMGTSLGVDMKRGTPVRGGHRHHLKIINLIRRYGSIAKAVEQGALTRGVMYECVKNNVPFSLAGSIRDDGPLPDTEMNLIKAQEEYARLLEGTDMILMLSSMLHSIGVGNMTPAGVKMVCVDINPAVVTKLSDRGSVESVGVVTDVGLFLSLLVQQLDKLTKPYKVVQPV, encoded by the coding sequence ATGACTGAAACCATTCGCTTTCTCATGTGTCCTCCCGACCACTACGACGTGGATTATGTGATTAATCCGTGGATGGAGGGAAACGTCCACAAATCCTCGCGCGATCGCGCCGTCGAGCAGTGGCAAAAGCTTTACCATATTCTCAAAGACATTGCGATCGTCGATTTGGTCGAACCGGCTCAAGGTTGGCCCGACATGGTGTTTACAGCCAACGCGGGTTTAGTATTAGGGGATAACGTCGTTCTGAGTTGTTTTTATCACCCCGAACGCCAAGGCGAAGAACCCCACTTCAAAGCCTGGTTTGAGTCCCAAGGGTCCACCGTTCACGAACTCCCGCGCGATCTTCCCTTTGAAGGGGCAGGCGATGCCTTATTAGACCGAGAAGGACGTTGGTTATGGGCGGCCTATGGTTTCCGTTCAGAACTCGACTCCCACCCCTACATTGCCAAATGGTTAGATATTGAAGTTCTGTCCTTAAGACTCATCGACGAGCGTTTTTATCACCTCGACACCTGCTTCTGTCCCCTCACAGGCGGCTATTTACTGTACTATCCTCCCGCCTTCGATGCCTACTCCAACCGCTTAATTGAAATGCGGGTTCCCGCCGAAAAACGGATTGCGATTGGCGAACCCGATGCGGTTAACTTTGCCTGCAATGCCGTTAATGTTAACCAAACCATCGTCCTCAACAAAGCCAGCAGCGACCTAAAAGCACAACTCGGCGAACTCGGCTTTACCGTTATCGAAACCCCCTTAACCGAATTCCTCAAAGCCGGAGGCGCATCCAAGTGCTTAACCTTGCGCGTCACCGAACCCATCCGCCCAGAACTGCACGCCACCACCCAAATCGAAAGCCGTACCATCCAGATGAAAGGTCATTTGCTGGATTCTGGCTTACTGAATCGTGCCTTAGATTTAGTGGTTGAAAACGGCGGTAGCTTCAAAGTCCTAAACTTCCAACTCGGCGAACAGCGTCAAAGCACCTCCACCACTGAGATTAAGATTTCTGCCCCTTCCCAGGATGTGATGGAAGAAATCATGTCTCAGTTGATTGACTTAGGGGCCGTTGCACCGCCGCAAGAAGTCTGCGATACCAACCTGCAAACCGTCGCCCAAGATGGGGTAGCGCCCGATGACTTCTATGTCACCACCATTTATCCCACCGAAGTCCGCGTTAATTGTCAGTGGGTTCCCGTGCAAAAGCAACGCATGGATGGGGCGATTGTTGTTTCTCAAATGGAAGGGGAAATTACCGCCTACTGCAAGCTGCTGCGCGACTTAAAAGCAGGCGAACAGGTGATTGTCGGCGTTCAAGGGATTCGTACCGTTCGCAAGGCCGAATCGCGAGAACAGCGCAACGCCCAAGAATTCAGCTTCATGGGGGCGGGGGTTTCTAGCGAACGGCGCGTAGAATTAGTTGTCGAACAAATTGCTTGGGAATTGCGGCAAATCCGCGACCAAGGCGGTAAGGTTGTGGTAACGGCCGGCCCTGTGGTCATTCACACGGGCGGCGGCGAACATCTTTCCCACCTGATCCGCGAAGGATACGTGCAAGCGTTACTCGGAGGAAATGCGATCGCCGTTCACGACATGGAACAATCCATGATGGGAACCTCCCTCGGCGTCGATATGAAACGCGGAACCCCAGTACGCGGCGGACATCGCCACCACCTCAAAATCATTAACCTGATTCGCCGTTACGGTAGTATCGCCAAAGCTGTAGAACAAGGTGCGCTGACGCGCGGCGTGATGTACGAATGCGTCAAGAATAACGTTCCCTTCTCTCTGGCAGGTTCCATCCGCGACGATGGACCGCTACCCGATACGGAAATGAACTTAATTAAGGCGCAAGAGGAATACGCCCGCCTGCTGGAAGGGACTGATATGATTCTGATGCTCTCTTCCATGCTGCACTCGATTGGCGTCGGCAATATGACCCCCGCAGGCGTGAAGATGGTCTGTGTGGATATTAACCCGGCCGTTGTGACAAAATTGAGCGATCGCGGTTCGGTGGAATCCGTTGGCGTCGTCACCGATGTTGGTCTATTCCTCAGCTTGTTAGTCCAACAACTCGACAAACTCACCAAACCCTACAAGGTGGTTCAACCCGTCTAA
- a CDS encoding Uma2 family endonuclease has product MVQQIATESIIYPDSDGQPMADNTKQFRWIVVIKENLELLFANNPDVFVAGDLLWYPVEGNNKIRQAPDAMVVFGRPKGDRGSYRQWNEDNIAPQVVFEILSPGNRPKEMIQKFKFYERYGIEEYYLYDPDDNELSGWLRSASDLEMIETMENWVSPRLGIRFQLMSDTLLIYRPDGQRFLTFVEIAQLQAQETRRAEQERQRAEQEQQRAEQERQRAEQERQRAEREQRRAERLAEQLRALGVEPDFEED; this is encoded by the coding sequence ATGGTTCAACAAATCGCCACAGAATCGATTATCTATCCTGACAGCGACGGTCAACCGATGGCAGACAATACGAAACAGTTTCGCTGGATCGTTGTTATCAAGGAAAACTTAGAATTATTGTTTGCGAATAATCCCGACGTGTTTGTCGCAGGCGATTTGTTATGGTACCCCGTGGAAGGGAATAATAAAATTCGTCAAGCCCCCGATGCAATGGTCGTATTCGGTAGACCAAAAGGGGATAGAGGTTCCTATCGCCAGTGGAATGAGGACAATATTGCCCCCCAGGTGGTGTTTGAAATCCTTTCTCCGGGAAATCGCCCGAAAGAAATGATTCAAAAGTTTAAATTCTACGAACGTTATGGGATTGAAGAATATTATCTCTATGACCCAGATGATAATGAACTCAGCGGTTGGCTGCGTTCGGCGTCCGATTTAGAAATGATTGAAACAATGGAGAATTGGGTGAGTCCCCGGTTAGGGATTCGCTTTCAACTGATGTCGGATACCCTCTTAATTTACCGTCCCGACGGACAACGCTTTCTCACCTTTGTAGAAATTGCCCAATTGCAAGCCCAAGAAACTCGACGCGCCGAACAGGAACGCCAACGCGCCGAACAAGAACAGCAACGCGCCGAACAAGAACGCCAACGCGCCGAACAAGAACGCCAACGGGCTGAACGAGAACAGCGACGCGCCGAACGGTTAGCCGAACAGTTACGGGCGTTAGGCGTTGAACCGGATTTTGAGGAAGATTAG